One genomic window of Methanosalsum zhilinae DSM 4017 includes the following:
- a CDS encoding glycosyltransferase family 4 protein gives MDILILNTYDLKGGASRAAYRLHKGFQQIGHNSQMLVQVKYGDDCNVIGSNSIIEKGLGMVRPYLDTIPARLHSKWNKTLFSTAFLSKKIDDKVIKIDPEIISLHWIVGGFIAPKTLKKLNKPLVWTLHDSWAFTGGCHIPFNCKHYTKSCGKCPTLGSSKNHDLSRLIWYRKKRNWKNLNITIVTPSRWLCECAQSSSLFQDYRIEVIPNGLDLQIYKPVEKRIARNILGFPEDKKLILFGAMYSTSDPNKGFHLLQSALQNLSKNGWTQEIELIIFGASEPANPPNLYFESHYLGHLHDDVSLSILYSAADVMIVPSIQEAFGQTALEAMACGTPVVAFGATGLLDIVDHKITGYLAKPYDPIDLARGIEWILEDDKRWEKLSIKSQEKITQEFDIEIIAQKYVELYQEILKS, from the coding sequence ATGGACATACTCATCTTAAACACATATGACCTTAAAGGCGGTGCCTCTCGTGCTGCATATCGCCTACATAAGGGTTTTCAACAGATTGGTCATAACTCACAAATGTTAGTACAGGTTAAATATGGGGATGATTGTAACGTTATCGGATCAAATTCAATTATAGAGAAAGGTTTAGGAATGGTACGTCCCTACTTGGACACCATTCCTGCGAGGTTACACTCTAAATGGAATAAAACTCTATTTTCTACAGCTTTTTTATCTAAAAAAATAGATGACAAGGTTATCAAGATTGATCCAGAAATCATTAGTCTACATTGGATAGTAGGAGGATTTATCGCTCCAAAAACACTAAAAAAACTAAATAAACCTTTAGTTTGGACTCTTCATGATTCTTGGGCATTTACAGGCGGCTGCCATATCCCATTTAATTGTAAGCATTATACTAAGTCTTGCGGAAAATGTCCTACTCTTGGTTCCTCAAAAAATCATGACTTATCCCGCTTAATATGGTATAGAAAAAAAAGAAATTGGAAAAATCTAAATATTACTATTGTCACACCTAGCCGATGGCTTTGCGAATGTGCTCAATCCAGTTCCCTTTTTCAGGATTATAGGATAGAAGTCATTCCAAATGGTCTAGATTTACAAATTTATAAACCTGTGGAAAAGAGAATTGCTCGAAATATATTAGGATTTCCTGAAGACAAAAAATTAATTTTATTTGGAGCAATGTACAGCACTAGTGATCCAAACAAAGGTTTTCATTTATTGCAATCTGCTTTACAAAATTTATCCAAAAATGGTTGGACACAAGAAATTGAACTGATTATATTTGGTGCATCTGAACCGGCTAATCCCCCAAATCTATATTTCGAATCTCATTATTTAGGTCATCTGCATGATGATGTTAGTTTATCAATATTATATTCCGCAGCAGATGTTATGATTGTACCTTCTATTCAAGAAGCCTTTGGACAAACTGCCTTAGAAGCTATGGCATGTGGAACTCCTGTTGTTGCCTTTGGAGCTACTGGATTATTAGACATAGTAGATCACAAAATCACGGGATATTTAGCAAAACCATATGATCCTATAGATTTAGCAAGAGGAATTGAATGGATACTTGAAGACGATAAACGATGGGAAAAACTATCCATTAAATCTCAAGAAAAAATTACACAAGAATTTGATATTGAAATTATTGCACAAAAATATGTTGAGTTGTATCAAGAAATTCTTAAATCTTAA
- a CDS encoding glycosyltransferase family 2 protein — protein sequence MEEANINNQKPVVSVITACLNSDQYIEDTIESVIKQTYPNIEYVIIDGGSTDNTLNIIKKYDNQIANWISEPDNGVYDAMNKGIVHSTGEIIYFLNAGDYLYDNEIIEKIVNEFLDESVLAVYGNVEVINYEKNKKSIRGCKVTYNNLLYRRVCHQALFVRRSLFDEMGLFSTSFKLSSDHEFIIKCIKKYSDNFLYLDKIIAKYRDDGMSCKMMEKTKIEDLKIISSNYNIFKFLLGSAVCGYVILKYKIPQVLNQ from the coding sequence ATGGAGGAGGCAAACATAAATAATCAAAAGCCGGTTGTATCGGTTATAACTGCCTGTCTAAACAGCGATCAATATATAGAAGATACAATAGAAAGTGTGATCAAACAGACTTATCCAAATATAGAATATGTGATCATAGATGGCGGTTCCACGGATAATACGCTAAACATCATCAAAAAGTATGATAACCAAATTGCAAACTGGATAAGTGAACCTGACAATGGTGTATACGATGCAATGAACAAGGGTATTGTTCACTCCACTGGAGAAATAATCTATTTTTTAAACGCAGGCGATTATCTATACGACAATGAGATTATAGAAAAGATTGTAAATGAATTTTTAGATGAATCGGTACTTGCAGTTTATGGTAATGTAGAAGTAATCAATTATGAAAAAAATAAGAAAAGTATTCGAGGATGCAAGGTCACCTACAACAACTTATTATATAGAAGGGTATGTCATCAGGCACTATTTGTAAGAAGATCTCTTTTTGATGAAATGGGTCTTTTTTCCACATCCTTCAAGCTTTCATCTGATCATGAATTTATAATTAAATGCATTAAAAAATATAGTGACAATTTTCTTTATCTAGACAAAATCATTGCAAAGTACAGGGATGACGGAATGAGTTGTAAGATGATGGAAAAAACCAAGATTGAAGACTTGAAGATCATTTCATCAAACTACAATATATTCAAATTTTTATTAGGAAGCGCAGTCTGTGGTTATGTCATACTGAAATACAAAATACCGCAGGTTTTAAATCAATAA
- a CDS encoding glycosyltransferase, with protein sequence MNILVIPTTDWIRHPVPNRLNFIFDILAENHNVHVAHFTLKKFHQEKERNTRCILHNLTTVDVDDPSSYYLINSLTHLVKLRNIIKMEKIDVIVSANILPAFAVNFIKGDLPLVFDYLDHYEESAATYYPNSFFGKIVKTGVKSIIHYNLKKSNSVITVTEEFKQFLHSIGVKDVHVIPNGVDTTMFKQISTEVAKKDLGLDGIVIGYVGSLEYWVDLETVIKALPELDVKLLVVGPGLFTDYGEMIKELADKLGVLDKITFTGRVEYHDLYKYISAMDLGLNPLKHVKKNEITVGGKIFNYLACGKPVLSSRMIALETLMDDDLYYYDDLKSFINMTNKILSQIHDGSKYMQIARDFDWKNIANEYEDVIQKVLHESNQT encoded by the coding sequence ATGAACATTTTAGTGATACCCACCACAGATTGGATCAGGCATCCTGTTCCAAATAGACTCAATTTTATTTTCGATATACTTGCTGAGAATCATAACGTACATGTGGCTCATTTCACATTAAAAAAATTTCATCAGGAAAAAGAAAGGAACACTAGATGTATACTCCATAATTTAACTACTGTCGATGTCGATGACCCGTCTTCTTATTATTTGATAAATAGTTTAACACATCTGGTTAAACTTAGAAATATAATCAAAATGGAAAAAATAGATGTAATTGTGTCGGCCAATATTTTACCGGCATTTGCCGTTAATTTCATCAAAGGAGACTTACCTTTAGTTTTTGATTATCTGGATCATTATGAAGAGTCTGCTGCAACTTATTATCCAAATTCATTTTTTGGAAAAATAGTTAAAACGGGTGTTAAATCAATCATTCATTATAATCTAAAAAAATCAAATTCTGTAATTACTGTTACAGAAGAATTCAAACAGTTTTTGCATTCTATAGGTGTGAAAGATGTACATGTTATTCCAAATGGTGTAGACACAACTATGTTTAAACAAATATCCACAGAAGTTGCTAAGAAAGACCTGGGACTGGACGGAATAGTTATAGGATATGTTGGATCCCTGGAATACTGGGTAGATCTAGAGACTGTCATTAAAGCTTTACCAGAGTTGGATGTTAAGCTATTGGTGGTTGGCCCAGGGCTTTTCACCGACTATGGTGAAATGATTAAAGAGCTTGCTGATAAGTTAGGAGTATTAGATAAAATCACTTTCACAGGAAGAGTAGAATATCATGATCTTTATAAATATATTTCTGCTATGGACCTTGGTTTGAATCCTTTAAAACACGTGAAAAAAAACGAAATCACTGTTGGGGGGAAAATATTCAATTATCTAGCATGTGGAAAGCCTGTTTTATCAAGCAGAATGATTGCTCTGGAAACTTTGATGGATGATGACCTCTACTATTATGACGATCTAAAAAGTTTTATCAATATGACTAATAAAATTCTAAGTCAAATTCATGATGGTAGCAAATATATGCAAATAGCCAGAGATTTTGACTGGAAAAATATTGCAAATGAATATGAAGATGTTATTCAAAAAGTATTGCATGAATCCAATCAAACGTGA
- a CDS encoding oligosaccharyl transferase, archaeosortase A system-associated: MTDLEKNSVVKNRIKSSLPYFFGVLISILIAIYIRIIPAEFVFVGDFVRFGGNDPWYYLRIIENVAYNFPQYLAFDAYTNYPFGTEQHWAPLYAMILVTVVMIIGLGNPSPELLHTAAAYYPAVLGGLVAIPTYYAAKWAFNDRRVGVFAAFLIAIVPGQFLSRSMIGFNDHHVAEVLFSTFVAAFLIMALIKSRKYNIDINTFKNKELGKIKPFMAYVIITGIALAAYMLAWQGGVFFAFVLGVYFVIQHLIDHMHERRTEYLAIAGVVIFGIALIAVLSSPVIGGFGKTLHIRGLISGIVILPILTGLSILFNSKDLKKYYYPLFLGILFAAVVVFSKFFISPVYDMIVRVSAFFLTSGGAATIAEASPLLVRGGEITLMPLWYSFGALGIVSFFVLIYLAYTAITQKNTQEKTFLIVWSLVMIWAMLQQNRFTYYYAVNAAILSSFAGIMVLNWAGWPQLINNLKNRKNAAPADNPKPEKKKKSKAKAKKADTDNQKPNIWHVASVVLVLLVLVYPAGSIALEQASRGTGGPGGQWIDAMEWLRYHTPDTGVDYLESYEIPEDGIYDYPDTAYGVMSWWDYGHWITAIGHRIPHANPFQQGAVTAGEFFTAPSEEAATEKLYDIHPDPDKAAARYVISDIEMATGKFHAMAAWTGDTDGYYVPIQTDVGQQMVPSQRYYNSMEARLHIFDADGMERYRMVYESPQGRSQEVGYKYIYNVVYGGNVPEEDTGYVKIFEFVEGATITGEAPEGTEVTISNTIRTNQYREFSYSQTMTSDGTFSFTVPYSTTGPIDGETQFETMPRGPYIISFDDTQIEVDVSERDVLDGTTIEI, encoded by the coding sequence ATGACGGACCTTGAAAAAAATAGCGTTGTTAAGAATCGAATAAAAAGTAGTTTACCCTATTTTTTTGGAGTATTAATTTCTATTTTAATAGCAATTTATATCAGAATTATACCAGCAGAATTCGTATTTGTAGGAGATTTTGTTAGATTTGGTGGAAATGATCCATGGTATTATTTACGTATTATAGAAAATGTGGCTTACAACTTTCCACAGTATCTGGCATTTGATGCATATACAAATTATCCATTTGGAACCGAACAACACTGGGCACCCCTCTATGCAATGATACTGGTTACCGTAGTCATGATTATTGGATTGGGAAATCCCAGTCCTGAACTGTTACATACAGCAGCTGCATATTATCCTGCAGTTCTTGGAGGACTTGTTGCAATTCCTACCTATTATGCTGCTAAATGGGCATTCAATGATCGCAGGGTTGGAGTTTTTGCGGCCTTTTTGATTGCAATCGTTCCCGGTCAGTTTCTTTCAAGATCAATGATAGGTTTTAATGATCATCATGTAGCTGAAGTTTTATTCAGTACATTTGTTGCAGCATTTTTGATTATGGCACTGATTAAATCCCGTAAATACAATATTGATATTAACACATTCAAAAATAAAGAACTTGGTAAAATCAAACCATTTATGGCCTATGTGATAATTACAGGGATTGCACTGGCAGCCTATATGCTAGCATGGCAGGGAGGAGTATTTTTTGCATTTGTACTTGGAGTTTACTTCGTCATACAGCACCTAATTGACCATATGCATGAAAGACGAACCGAATATCTAGCAATTGCAGGTGTAGTCATATTTGGAATTGCGCTTATTGCAGTACTTTCATCCCCTGTCATTGGAGGATTTGGTAAAACACTCCACATACGAGGACTTATCAGTGGGATTGTAATTTTACCAATTTTGACAGGCCTCTCAATCCTATTTAATTCAAAAGACCTGAAGAAATATTATTATCCCCTGTTTCTTGGAATTCTTTTTGCGGCAGTAGTGGTATTCTCTAAATTTTTTATCTCACCGGTATATGATATGATAGTAAGGGTTTCGGCATTTTTCCTTACCAGTGGCGGAGCAGCAACCATTGCAGAAGCATCTCCTCTCCTTGTAAGAGGTGGGGAGATCACACTTATGCCTCTATGGTACAGCTTTGGTGCACTGGGAATTGTATCATTTTTTGTGTTGATATATCTTGCATACACTGCCATAACTCAAAAAAACACTCAGGAAAAGACATTTCTTATCGTCTGGTCACTTGTCATGATCTGGGCAATGCTCCAGCAGAACAGGTTCACATACTATTATGCAGTCAATGCTGCAATACTGTCATCCTTTGCAGGAATAATGGTGCTCAACTGGGCAGGATGGCCGCAGCTGATCAATAATCTGAAAAACAGGAAAAATGCTGCACCTGCAGATAATCCAAAGCCGGAAAAGAAGAAAAAGAGCAAGGCCAAGGCAAAGAAAGCTGATACCGATAACCAGAAACCAAATATCTGGCATGTTGCAAGTGTTGTTCTGGTTCTGCTGGTTCTTGTGTATCCTGCAGGATCGATTGCACTTGAGCAGGCATCCAGAGGAACAGGTGGACCTGGAGGACAGTGGATTGATGCAATGGAATGGCTGAGATATCATACACCTGATACAGGTGTTGATTATCTTGAGAGTTATGAAATACCTGAAGACGGCATCTATGACTATCCAGATACAGCATATGGTGTGATGTCATGGTGGGATTATGGACACTGGATAACAGCTATTGGTCACAGAATACCCCATGCTAATCCATTCCAGCAAGGGGCTGTAACAGCAGGTGAGTTCTTCACTGCTCCTTCAGAAGAAGCTGCTACAGAGAAACTCTATGATATACATCCTGACCCGGATAAAGCTGCTGCCAGGTATGTGATTTCGGATATTGAGATGGCAACCGGTAAGTTCCATGCAATGGCTGCATGGACGGGGGATACTGATGGGTACTATGTACCAATCCAGACCGATGTAGGCCAGCAGATGGTGCCAAGCCAGAGATATTACAATTCAATGGAAGCACGACTGCATATCTTTGATGCTGATGGTATGGAGAGGTACAGGATGGTGTATGAGTCTCCTCAGGGTAGATCGCAGGAAGTTGGATACAAGTACATCTACAATGTGGTCTATGGTGGAAATGTTCCTGAAGAGGATACAGGGTATGTGAAGATCTTTGAGTTTGTTGAGGGTGCGACCATTACAGGTGAAGCGCCTGAGGGAACTGAGGTTACTATCAGCAATACCATCAGGACCAATCAGTACAGAGAATTCAGTTACTCCCAGACCATGACCTCGGATGGTACCTTCTCGTTCACTGTACCGTATTCCACAACCGGACCAATTGATGGTGAAACTCAGTTTGAGACAATGCCACGTGGTCCATACATCATCAGCTTTGATGATACTCAGATTGAGGTGGATGTGAGTGAGAGAGATGTGCTGGATGGTACAACCATTGAAATATGA
- the glmU gene encoding bifunctional sugar-1-phosphate nucleotidylyltransferase/acetyltransferase has translation MKAVILAGGEGLRCRPLTLTRSKVMLPVANRPILEHVIHALEKNGIKDIVLVVGYEKERIMDYFEDGVSLGVSITYKEQKTQLGTAHAINQAAEYLKNESEFLVLNGDNIIEPETIKDIIDGHSGDATILASKMQNISKYGVIVSQDSRIKQIIEKPSTQISHLVNTGIYVFSSAVFEFIEHTPISEKGEYAITDTIQLMVDSGMDVNYVTTGARWMDAVYVWDLIRVNATVLDTCTPSETPEFPGSTIQGNVHIGKDTVIYPGCQIIGPVMIGNGCEIGPNTVILPSTTIGDNCSVGSFTQIQNSIIMQDTRISSHGHISNSIIASGNTIGSHFITEEKEDLRIEMKGKLRRAEKLGTVIGDYNTIGHRVLVRAGIMISTNCQIESENVIYRKLTPGSTVL, from the coding sequence ATGAAAGCAGTGATTCTTGCGGGTGGTGAAGGGCTAAGGTGCAGGCCGCTTACCCTTACGCGTTCCAAGGTGATGTTGCCTGTAGCAAACAGGCCAATACTTGAGCATGTGATACATGCGCTTGAAAAAAATGGAATTAAGGATATTGTTCTTGTTGTTGGATACGAGAAAGAGCGTATCATGGATTATTTTGAAGATGGGGTAAGTCTTGGTGTCAGTATTACATATAAAGAGCAGAAAACACAGCTTGGAACTGCCCATGCAATAAATCAGGCTGCTGAATATCTAAAAAATGAATCCGAGTTCCTTGTCCTGAATGGGGATAATATCATTGAACCTGAAACAATCAAAGATATCATTGACGGACATAGCGGGGATGCCACCATACTGGCATCAAAGATGCAAAACATCAGCAAGTATGGGGTTATAGTCTCACAGGACAGCAGGATAAAACAGATTATAGAAAAACCCAGTACCCAGATCAGTCACCTGGTAAATACTGGAATATATGTATTCAGCAGTGCAGTTTTTGAATTTATAGAGCATACACCCATCTCAGAAAAGGGAGAATATGCAATAACTGATACCATTCAGCTGATGGTGGACAGTGGCATGGATGTAAATTATGTGACAACCGGTGCCAGGTGGATGGATGCAGTCTATGTCTGGGATCTGATAAGGGTAAATGCCACTGTTCTTGATACCTGCACTCCGTCAGAAACACCTGAGTTCCCAGGATCGACCATCCAGGGAAATGTGCATATCGGAAAGGATACAGTCATCTATCCAGGATGTCAGATCATCGGTCCTGTAATGATTGGAAATGGCTGTGAGATCGGGCCAAATACAGTGATCCTTCCCTCCACAACAATAGGTGATAACTGTTCTGTAGGATCGTTTACCCAGATACAGAACAGCATCATAATGCAGGATACCAGAATATCCTCACACGGTCATATATCCAATTCCATCATTGCAAGCGGCAACACTATCGGATCCCACTTCATCACCGAAGAGAAAGAGGATCTCAGGATTGAAATGAAGGGCAAGTTAAGACGCGCTGAGAAACTTGGAACTGTTATAGGAGATTATAATACCATAGGTCACAGGGTGCTTGTAAGGGCAGGTATAATGATATCAACAAACTGCCAGATCGAATCAGAAAACGTAATCTACAGGAAACTCACACCAGGCTCCACAGTACTCTGA
- the glmS gene encoding glutamine--fructose-6-phosphate transaminase (isomerizing), translating into MCGIVGYTGKEHAESILLGCLKKLEYRGYDSAGISVTNDSIHTYKKAGEICELEKIIPENLNSKTGIGHTRWATHGIPDTDNAHPHNSGNISVVHNGIIENYQTLKEELSAQSYIFISETDSEAIAHLMHRNLYGSPGSKTPVTNPLEALCTTVQELEGSYGLAILCECEPDTIFAARMDSPIVVGLGEGENFAASDVTAIIDQTKRVVYLEDGEIAVIRPDEVNFFDKNAKIVHKNETIIEWDAEAAEKAGYDHFMLKEIHEQTTSIQNAFAGRISEIEGSVKFENLKLTRKDIQNISRIQIIACGTSWNAGLMSKYLFEQLAGIHTDVDIASEFRYGYPVLCGDTLTVAITQSGETADTLAAVRGAKSYGCRTLAITNVVGSTITREVNETIYTRSGPEIGVAATKTFTGQLIALYLLALHSGRMRGNIGHEDMKNILISLKKIPGQVQRILNNRDKVHRCASMFSDTDSYFFIGRYLNYPVALEAALKLKEISYIYAEGYAAGELKHGPLALIKEGTPVVAIATGGHTYSKMLNNIKEIKARGATVIAIADEDDQEIQKYADIIIPVPKTHELLSPVLSTIILQLLAYYTALERGCSIDKPRNLAKSVTVE; encoded by the coding sequence ATGTGCGGAATAGTAGGATATACAGGAAAAGAGCATGCAGAGAGTATACTTCTTGGATGTCTCAAAAAACTTGAATACAGGGGATATGATTCTGCAGGTATCAGTGTGACCAATGATTCAATCCATACATATAAAAAGGCCGGGGAGATCTGCGAACTGGAAAAAATAATTCCTGAAAATCTCAATTCAAAAACCGGGATAGGACACACCCGATGGGCAACACACGGTATTCCTGATACAGATAATGCACATCCGCACAATTCTGGAAATATTTCAGTGGTACACAACGGCATAATCGAAAATTATCAGACTCTCAAAGAAGAACTGTCAGCTCAATCATACATATTCATCTCAGAAACGGACAGTGAAGCAATAGCACACCTCATGCACAGAAATCTCTATGGTTCACCTGGATCCAAAACACCTGTAACCAATCCACTTGAAGCCCTCTGCACCACAGTACAGGAACTTGAAGGATCCTACGGCCTGGCAATTCTCTGTGAATGTGAACCAGACACCATCTTTGCAGCACGAATGGACAGCCCTATTGTTGTCGGTCTTGGAGAAGGTGAAAATTTTGCAGCATCTGATGTAACTGCAATAATTGACCAAACAAAAAGAGTAGTGTATCTTGAAGATGGTGAAATAGCAGTAATCAGACCTGATGAAGTGAATTTTTTTGATAAAAATGCTAAAATAGTACATAAAAACGAAACCATCATTGAATGGGATGCAGAAGCTGCAGAAAAAGCAGGCTATGACCATTTCATGTTAAAGGAAATACATGAACAGACAACCTCAATACAGAATGCCTTTGCAGGCAGGATATCAGAAATTGAAGGATCTGTAAAATTTGAAAACCTGAAACTTACCAGAAAAGATATTCAGAACATATCAAGAATACAGATAATCGCCTGTGGTACATCCTGGAATGCAGGACTTATGAGCAAATATCTTTTTGAGCAGCTCGCAGGCATTCATACAGATGTTGACATTGCCTCTGAGTTCAGGTACGGATATCCGGTCCTCTGTGGAGATACACTCACAGTTGCCATAACGCAGTCCGGAGAAACTGCAGACACACTTGCTGCAGTAAGAGGTGCAAAATCCTACGGGTGCAGAACCCTTGCAATCACAAATGTTGTAGGAAGTACAATAACGCGTGAGGTTAACGAAACGATCTATACACGTTCTGGACCTGAAATCGGAGTGGCTGCAACAAAAACTTTCACAGGACAGTTAATTGCACTCTATCTTCTTGCACTGCACTCTGGAAGAATGAGGGGAAATATAGGTCATGAAGATATGAAAAATATACTCATCTCCTTAAAAAAAATACCAGGACAGGTACAGAGAATACTCAATAACAGGGACAAGGTCCACAGGTGTGCGTCCATGTTCTCAGACACGGACAGCTACTTCTTTATTGGCAGGTACCTGAACTATCCTGTAGCCCTTGAAGCTGCACTCAAGCTTAAGGAAATATCATACATCTATGCAGAAGGCTATGCTGCAGGTGAGTTAAAGCACGGACCCCTTGCACTGATCAAAGAGGGTACACCGGTTGTGGCTATTGCAACCGGTGGCCATACATACAGCAAAATGCTGAACAATATCAAGGAGATCAAGGCAAGAGGTGCCACGGTAATTGCAATTGCTGATGAGGATGACCAGGAAATACAGAAATATGCAGATATCATAATTCCTGTTCCAAAAACCCATGAATTGCTCTCTCCGGTCCTTTCAACCATAATTCTGCAGCTTCTGGCATATTATACAGCCCTTGAACGCGGCTGTTCAATAGACAAACCCAGAAACCTTGCAAAAAGCGTAACAGTAGAATAA
- the glmM gene encoding phosphoglucosamine mutase: protein MKLFGSSGIRGIANEEVTVDLALKVGMTLGNRNTTAVIGRDPRISGEMIENSIISGLASAGCEVYRTGVVTTPTLAYAARKFDCGVMVTASHNPAEYIGIKLWNPDGMAFDSKQQNEIESDIKNSNLKQVGWNSIGQVTDLPNVIRSHSDIILKNAGVSQRKIVVDPGCGPGGLITPHILRKMGCEVITINSQIDGTFPARNPEPSDKNLHLLKTAVKQFNADAGIAHDGDADRMMVVDDNGDFVPGDELLAIFGQNECNKGDTIAVPVDTSMTVDDALESINIIRTRVGDVYVAEAIKKYRAVFGGEPSGSWIFPKLTYCPDGIYAAAKIVTLINDSKLSEIRRSLPRYPIIRNTFECSNGKKEHTMNLIKKKAEPLGQVSQIDGIRIDMDSGWLLIRPSGTEPKIRITAQSRNNVKEIYSLGEEIVKEALL from the coding sequence ATGAAATTGTTCGGATCATCTGGTATACGCGGAATTGCTAATGAAGAAGTCACTGTAGACCTTGCCCTGAAAGTTGGGATGACTCTGGGAAACCGGAACACAACTGCAGTTATTGGCAGAGATCCCAGGATATCAGGAGAAATGATAGAAAATTCCATCATCTCCGGACTTGCCTCAGCAGGGTGTGAGGTATACAGAACCGGTGTAGTCACCACTCCCACACTGGCATATGCTGCCAGAAAATTTGACTGCGGAGTCATGGTCACAGCATCCCACAATCCTGCAGAGTATATAGGTATCAAGCTCTGGAATCCTGATGGAATGGCCTTTGATTCAAAACAGCAGAATGAAATTGAATCTGATATCAAGAACAGCAACTTAAAACAGGTTGGCTGGAACAGTATAGGCCAGGTAACTGATTTACCCAATGTCATCAGATCCCACTCTGATATTATTCTCAAAAATGCAGGAGTCTCCCAGCGAAAAATCGTGGTTGATCCAGGATGTGGACCGGGTGGACTTATAACACCCCATATATTGAGAAAAATGGGGTGTGAGGTCATAACCATCAATTCACAGATAGACGGAACTTTTCCTGCAAGAAATCCTGAACCCAGTGATAAAAACCTTCATCTGTTAAAAACTGCAGTCAAACAGTTCAATGCAGATGCAGGAATTGCACATGACGGTGATGCAGATAGAATGATGGTAGTGGATGACAATGGTGACTTTGTACCAGGTGATGAACTGCTGGCAATTTTTGGACAAAACGAATGCAATAAAGGTGACACCATTGCAGTTCCTGTAGATACATCAATGACAGTCGATGATGCACTGGAAAGCATAAACATAATAAGAACAAGAGTGGGCGATGTATACGTTGCTGAAGCAATTAAAAAATACAGGGCAGTATTTGGAGGAGAGCCTTCCGGTAGCTGGATATTTCCGAAATTAACATACTGTCCGGATGGGATATACGCTGCTGCAAAAATTGTTACACTGATAAATGACTCAAAACTTAGCGAAATACGCAGATCTCTGCCCAGATATCCGATTATAAGGAACACATTCGAATGCAGCAATGGAAAAAAAGAACATACTATGAATCTGATTAAGAAAAAAGCAGAACCCCTAGGCCAGGTCAGTCAGATAGACGGCATACGAATTGACATGGATAGCGGATGGCTGCTGATCAGGCCTTCAGGTACTGAACCAAAGATACGCATCACTGCCCAGTCAAGGAACAATGTAAAGGAAATATACAGTCTGGGAGAAGAAATTGTAAAAGAGGCTCTTTTATGA